A portion of the Lolium rigidum isolate FL_2022 chromosome 1, APGP_CSIRO_Lrig_0.1, whole genome shotgun sequence genome contains these proteins:
- the LOC124669703 gene encoding jasmonate-induced oxygenase 4-like, translating to MDTAAAPRVQALADAGVPHLPTQYIQPPDLRADPSHLRPPLSLSVPVVDLSAAATTTDAVRRACAEWGAFNVVNHGVPPGLLDAVRGAGLAFFRAPMAEKLRFGCDPASGAATEGYGSRMLANDDSVLDWRDYFDHHTLPESRRDPARWPDFVPGYRDTVVEYSNNMKALAERLLCIISESLNLPPSYLQEAVGEAYQNITISYYSPCPQPDLALGLQSHSDFGVITLLIQDDVGGLEVLKDGMWIPAPPLPDAILVILSDQTEIMTNGKYKSAVHRAVVNAEHARLSVATFYDPPKSQKICTAPELVSKDHPQKYRDVIYGDYVSSWYRKGPEGKRNIDALLIEQ from the exons ATGGATACTGCCGCGGCGCCTCGCGTCCAGGCgctcgccgacgccggcgtgccccACCTCCCGACGCAGTACATccagccgccggacctccgcgcggACCCCTCGCACCTCCGCCCGCCCCTCTCCCTCTCCGTCCCCGTCGTggacctctccgccgccgccacaacgACCGACGCCGTCCGCCGCGCGTGCGCCGAGTGGGGTGCCTTCAACGTCGTCAACCACGGCGTCCCCCCGGGTCTGCTCGACGCGGTGCGGGGCGCGGGGCTTGCCTTCTTCCGCGCGCCCATGGCGGAGAAGCTCCGGTTCGGATGCGACCCggccagcggcgccgccaccgagGGGTATGGCAGCCGGATGCTCGCCAACGACGACTCCGTGCTCGACTGGCGCGACTACTTCGACCACCACACCCTCCCCGAGTCCCGCCGGGACCCCGCCCGGTGGCCCGACTTCGTCCCCGGATACAG GGACACTGTTGTTGAATATAGCAACAACATGAAAGCCTTAGCCGAAAGATTGTTGTGCATAATATCCGAGAGTCTAAACTTACCACCCTCTTATCTACAAGAGGCGGTGGGAGAAGCTTATCAGAACATCACCATTAGCTACTATTCCCCTTGTCCACAACCAGATCTTGCTCTCGGATTGCAATCTCATTCTGACTTTGGTGTAATAACACTTCTAATACAAGATGATGTGGGTGGGCTCGAGGTATTGAAGGATGGGATGTGGATACCCGCACCTCCTTTGCCTGATGCAATCCTTGTAATTTTGTCTGACCAGACAGAG ATCATGACCAACGGAAAATACAAGAGCGCTGTGCATCGAGCTGTTGTGAATGCCGAGCATGCCCGCTTGTCGGTAGCGACATTCTATGATCCACCTAAATCTCAGAAAATATGTACCGCTCCCGAGCTTGTGAGCAAGGACCATCCACAAAAGTATCGGGACGTGATCTATGGTGACTACGTCTCATCCTGGTACAGGAAAGGGCCAGAGGGCAAGCGCAACATTGACGCCCTCCTGATCGAGCAATAA
- the LOC124669709 gene encoding 12-oxophytodienoate reductase 1-like — protein sequence MEPIPLLTPYKMGQFELSHRVVLPPLTRQRSYGNVPQPHAAVYYAQRATAGGFLITEATGISDTAQGFRDTPGIWTPEHVEAWKPIVAAVHAKGAVIFCQIWHCGRVSSCELQPGWKAPVSSTDKGVSPQIRFDDRIEEFSPPRRLTVEEIPVIVDDFRKAARNAIDAGFDGVEIHGANGYIIEQFLKDGVNDRTDEYGGSLENRCRFALEVVDAIAKEIGGHRVGIRFSPFTDYMESHDSDPHSLALYISTKLNDHDILYIHMIEPRLAMAEGRRVVPKRLLPYRDAFKGTFIANGGFEYAEGNKVVTEGYADLVAFGRLFLANPDLPKRFEVGAELNNYDRMTFYISDPVVGYTDYPFLD from the exons ATGGAGCCCATCCCTCTCCTGACGCCATACAAGATGGGCCAGTTCGAGCTCTCCCACAG AGTCGTGCTGCCCCCACTCACCCGCCAGCGCTCCTACGGCAACGTCCCGCAGCCGCACGCCGCCGTGTACTACGCGCAGCGGGCAACCGCCGGCGGCTTCCTGATCACGGAGGCCACGGGCATCTCCGACACGGCGCAGGGGTTCCGCGACACCCCGGGTATCTGGACGCCGGAGCACGTCGAGGCGTGGAAGCCCATCGTCGCCGCCGTCCATGCTAAGGGCGCCGTGATCTTCTGCCAGATTTGGCACTGCGGCCGCGTGTCAAGCTGCGAGCTCCAGCCCGGCTGGAAGGCGCCCGTTTCCAGCACGGACAAGGGGGTGAGCCCGCAGATAAGATTCGATGACAGGATCGAGGAGTTCTCGCCGCCGAGGAggctcacggtggaggagattccCGTGATCGTTGATGACTTCAGGAAGGCCGCCAGGAACGCCATCGACGCCG GTTTTGATGGCGTGGAGATTCACGGTGCCAACGGGTACATCATCGAGCAGTTCCTCAAGGACGGTGTCAACGACCGCACCGACGAGTACGGCGGCAGCCTCGAGAACCGGTGTCGCTTTGCGCTCGAGGTGGTTGATGCCATAGCGAAGGAGATCGGTGGCCACCGTGTCGGCATCCGCTTCTCCCCCTTCACCGATTACATGGAGTCGCACGACTCGGACCCGCACTCCCTCGCGCTCTACATCTCCACTAAGCTCAACGACCACGACATCCTCTACATCCACATGATCGAGCCAAggttggccatggcggagggacGGCGGGTGGTGCCGAAGCGGTTGCTTCCGTATAGGGACGCGTTCAAGGGGACCTTCATCGCCAATGGTGGGTTTGAATATGCGGAAGGGAACAAGGTGGTCACCGAGGGGTATGCTGACCTGGTGGCATTCGGGCGGCTGTTCCTGGCAAACCCGGACCTGCCGAAGAGGTTTGAGGTCGGGGCAGAGCTGAACAACTACGACAGGATGACCTTCTACATCTCGGACCCTGTTGTCGGCTACACCGACTACCCCTTCCTCGATTAA